A window of Streptomyces sp. NBC_01689 genomic DNA:
CCGAGGACGTCGCGTCCGGCCAGGGAGTTGGGCAGGGTCGCGCCCTGGATCGGGAACGGCTCGGTGACGCCCTGTGCCGCGAGGGTCTTGGTCAGGGCGGCCGGCATGTCCAGCGCGTCGAAGGAGTCGACGGCGGGCAGTGCCGGGGTGATGGTCTCCGGCAGGGAGAACTCCTGCGGTGCCGCCGCCTTGCGGGCGGGGACCTTGCCGGCGCCCCGGCCGCCCCCGCGGCCCGCGTTCCTCGCGGAGCCGCCGGTCTGGGCGCCGCCACGCGCATTCGCCGGCCGCTTACGGACGGGACGTTCGGATCGAGTCATGCTGGATCTGGATTTCCTTCCTGGGCCCCACGGACTGCACGCACAGCGCCCGCCGCCCTTTCGCGGCGGCTTTCTGAGCACTCACAGCACGAGCCGGGACCCGCACCCGAAGGTGCGGGCCCCGGCTCTGGAAAAGCGCGTCCCCGAAATCAGGCGGGGATGATGTTCTCCGCCTGCAGGCCCTTCTGGCCCTGCGCGACGTCGAACGAGACCTTCTGGCCCTCCAGCAGCTCACGGAAGCCGGAGCTGGCGATGTTGGAGTAGTGGGCGAAGACGTCGGGGCCGCCGCCGTCCTGCTCGATGAAGCCGAAGCCCTTTTCCGAGTTGAACCACTTCACGGTGCCGGTTGCCATGTTTCTCTCCTGAACAGGTAAGGCCCCAATCCGGAGATGCACCGGGAAATGCCGGAGATGCCGGTAAAACAAAACGCGCCTGCGGAGGATTCCGATCAGGCGCACAAAGTAAATGGGTACCAAAAACGTATCAATGAGACAGTAGCACACTCTGGGACCCGTGAGGGCGCCGGCCGGTCGGCGGGCGCCCTCGACGGCGTACGGCGGCGGGCGTCTACAGCAGCGGACCCGTGACGGGTTCCACCGCGGCCACCACCCGGCCTGCACGCACGAAGGCGTCGGCCGCCTCCAGGTCCGGCGCGAGGAAGCGGTCGGGGCCCGGGCCCTGGACACCGGCGGCACGGACGGCGTCGATCACGGCCCGCGAGGCCGGGGCGGGGGCCAGTCCCTCGCGCAGCTCGATCGCGCGGGTGGCGGCGTACAGCTCGATCGCGACGATGCGGGTGAGGTTGTCCACCGCGGTGCGCAGCTTGCGCGCGGCCGACCAGCCCATGGAGACGTGGTCCTCCTGCATGGCGGAGGACGGGATGGAGTCCACCGACGCCGGTACGGCGAGCCGCTTCATCTCGCTGACCAGGGCGGCCTGCGTGTACTGGGCGATCATCAGGCCGGAATCGACGCCGGCGTCGTCCGCGAGGAACGGCGGCAGGCCGTGCGAACGGTTCTTGTCGAGCAGCCGGTCGGTGCGGCGCTCGGCGATGGAGCCCAGGTCGGCGGCGGCGATGGCCAGGAAGTCGAGGACGTAGGCGACCGGGGCGCCGTGGAAGTTGCCGTTCGACTCGACCCGGCCGTCGGGCAGCACGAGCGGGTTGTCGACGGCGGCGGCGAGTTCCCGCTCCGCGACGAGCCGGGCGTGCGCGAGGGTGTCGCGGCCGGCGCCCGCGACCTGCGGGGCGCAGCGCACGGAGTAGGCGTCCTGGACGCGCGGGGCGCCGTCCTGG
This region includes:
- a CDS encoding cold-shock protein — its product is MATGTVKWFNSEKGFGFIEQDGGGPDVFAHYSNIASSGFRELLEGQKVSFDVAQGQKGLQAENIIPA